The Salvia miltiorrhiza cultivar Shanhuang (shh) chromosome 2, IMPLAD_Smil_shh, whole genome shotgun sequence DNA window TCTGGACAAACCCAAATCCGGGAATCCTAGCAAATACATCATGAACCTCAGGTTCGACAAGAACATTCATCTTCTCTTTGTGATATAAGAAAGAAGCAACCTGGAGTGCACAGAGAACTCACAGTGAGATGACTTACATAAGGCAGAGATGTTTCAGAAATTAGAGAATTTTCCAACGGAATCAGTTAAAAGCATGCCAACAAAAGCTACAAATATAAGAGAAGAACTAAAATACAAATTTGGATGTTGAGAAGAGCAATGTTCACATATACATATGAAGAGCAACTATCAGCACATTTTCAAGGCCAAACAAAAGGCGCTGAACCGAAACCTTGTTATATAAACTAAGAatgttaaaaagaaaatattttaacaaaGGCAAGGAGAAAGTTTACCCAGTGCACAGAAATCTTAATGCATAACATGCATCTAAAGCATCTTTTACTGAGATCAATGTAGTGGTATGTAATTGCCGAGCATAGCATGATGGATCAAGACCTCTCCAGGCCACATTGTTAAGAATAATGGACTAGTAAGTTAGTATTCTCATTAATAGCATTTATTCAACTGGGAAGTGAAACAAACTTCACTCCGCATTAAATATCGGTCTGCTTGATGAAGGTaaaagtacattggattcataTGAAGTTTCCCATGAGCTGATAGTATTCATAGAGCTACGGATTCGATCACAATTTGCTTTTCAGGATTACCAAAAGCAAGCATGAAATCAGTACGATTATAAAGTCCCAAGCTATGGAATCCAAAAAGAAGCTGACCCAAATTAAGTGAGACATCAAGTCTCACTTATCTAACATTCTTGCCTATTAATCAATGTATTAATTAAACTAACATATGACAGAAACACCTATAAACATCAGGGAGTATTACCTAAAAAAGAGCATATACCTCTTTAGCTTCTTCCATGAGTTCCTGGCCCAGCTTCTTTAATAACAATACAGTCTTTGGGGTAGATTTCCACAAAAGCATCTGTTGCTGAGTGCTAGGATGAGAGAACGCCAAGGAAGATTCAGTTACCTTTTCTCGAGTGCAGGAAAATCCATCTGTTCTAACTAAGAACATCTCTGCTTTCTTTCTTGATTGCACTCTTACAACACCAGTTGCTGAAGCACACATATTCTGTTCAATCATATCCAGGTTTTCATCATCTGAAGAAAGGTAGCTTTCAACATCACTCCCATTCTGTACAGAAACCATCACAGAAATGGGATTCTTACTGAGGTCATTGCTTGTCTTTACTGAACCATTTTCCTTACTCTTTGAGTAACTGGCACCATTATTGGCTTTATCAGGAAAAGTCATGGTTCTTGAAAGAATGGTGGGATTTTGATATGACCCGTTACTGATGACCGTACTTTGAGGCTCAGATGTTAATTTCATGCTGGCAGCTGGTTCATTCATAGTCTGTACTTGATTAAGGCTTGAACTAGAGTAAGACAAGGCAGTCCCATTGTACTTGTACTGTAAAGCAGACTGCATCTCCAATCTTCGCTGTTCATGACTGAAGTACGTTCCAGGTGAAATCTTTTTATTTCGCAAAAAGTTGGACATTTCTTTTCTAGAAAAAATATCAAGAGGAGGTATTTGAGACTCCATTGGTTTCACATCTTTATATAAGTCAACAGTTGATTCTAAACCATTAACAGAGATCCCAGCAGGAGTATCAGTTGTCAAAGAATTATTCGATTCCATGGTGCTTTGGGACTGTGTTTGTGTAGATGGAGTTTCGAAATCATTGAATGCAACTGCAGAAGCATAAGACTTATCGGATTTATGTGGAACAGATCCATTCACATTATGAGAAGATATACCTCCTTTAGACTTCATTGAGATATCAGAATCTTCAATTTCTCGAGTATCTTGAGCTCCAAGATCACTGGTAATGACTCTTCTATTTGTAGATGTAATGCGGTTAATGTACTGCCTCCATCTAGAAATCAGAGAAGAGGTTCTCCTCTTTCCTTCCTTGCTGTGTACATAAACCGGCTTTTTGCTTGAATCTGACACTAAGGAAGCAAACTGctcaacctgctccaccgaagGTGAAGTCCCAACTTCAACTGGAATTTTGATCAGTTCAATCTTCCCAGACAAAATAGCTTCATACAGAACAGACTCGTAAAATGTGTCCTTCACAGTTTCTTCTCTGAGGTCTATAATGGTTCTGAATCCTTTCTCCATAAGCCACTTCAAACTTTCTTCTGTGACCTGGCCACCCTTCCAAAACGCAGCCGCCGTGTTATCTGACTGAGCTTCCTCCTTAGAGGTAGAGAAGTAAACAGGACTCCAATTCGCTATCAATGTCTGGCAAGGTTGATTATCTCCTCGGGGAAATCCAGAATCATAGCTGACATTTTTCAATCTCTGCAATTTTCTCCAAACATTTAAGCTTCTATCATCACCAGGCATCAAGTAATTCTCTAGGGCAACATGCAAACTTTCGCAATAGCTTTTCATCTCATAGCGGAAATTTGCAAGTGGCGGGAGCTTATCATCCATGGCACTTTTATCCAAGTCGCGAAACGAATTCATAATGGATGATCGTCCCACAAGGACGTCTTCCCTTCCCTTATTTAGGAGACACACCATGCAACCAAGAACAGACACAATTTTCTCTTCCAGTAACGGCTTATCCTCCGATGGCACGTCGTAAGAAACACTACATTCCCCAGTCACTGGATTGCATAATGCATCCATCAAAGCATTGTGAAACCGCTCTGCAGCTCTAAAGATTCTACAGTAAGCCTCGACTTCTGCGATATCCCCCGGGAGAGGTCCAGCCCACGGCAAATGTGATGAATCATAGGTGTAATTACTCTTCAATTTCACACAATAAATATATCAATATACATCAAATCTCACAATATAGTAATCTAAATGAaccaaaatttcaaaaatcaaaataaaaaccGAACGGGTTAAACATATAATATCGCTTCAATAACACAATCGCACCACAGAAACTGCATCAAATCGCTCGCGATTTCAAATATTACTCAGTAGAATAAATCAATAAAGTCATTGAATAATGAACAACTGAATCAGAGCTAATCAAAGGTTTAACACTAGAATCAATAATCCAAAAACCCTACACCTCCAAAAAaattggagagagagaaattaaccTGAGAATCCAAGCCAATGTCAACTGATAAAGAGCTCGAGAACTGAGCAGTGACAGGCAGTCCGGAACGGCGTCGTCCGGGGTCCATCCATCTCTGCTTCTTCCACTTGTGCAGCAGGAGCCCGAGCCCGAGCCCGGAAATCCTGCCACAGCTGCTGAGCTGACGGCAGAAGGACAGCGTGCCAACGGCCCGATTCATGTGGAATTGGCATAGGCAGTTATGATGATTATATGAAAAGTAACAGCTTGATGCCGCCATGCCACCATCAAAtcagaaaattaattaattgggttTGGTTAAAGCCCACCAGTTGTTGGTAAATTCTTTCCACATAAATCTCAATTCTGTAACGGTGTGCGTGATGAATCATGAATCTACATACAGCCATTGATTTTATCTTGCTGTCTCttaaaatctgattttttgtGGATATGTTGTCGAAGAAGggaaattattttttgtggattgTATCGACAGGGAGAGAAGGGACAAAATACAATGGGACACCACAAAATCATGCTCCGAATTATCTTTTTTTATCGGAAAAGAATAGAGtacatttttatcatttttttttctattaagaATTGTCAAACTTGTGAAATGTTACTTTCATGGTTGCTGGTCAATGATTTCCTGTTATAATAATTTCGGCTAAGAACATccgcattggggttccttgatagcctacttgatagtgtttgtgttattgagtaggtagtgctgcattggagttccttgatagcctacttgataatattagttttgattttatgtttttcatttaaattttattgcataatttaaatagcatatttttgtaatagttaaatactggattaaacataaatttaaaattacttaaaacattaaaaaaatacataaaaatttaaaaacacctaaaaaaaatacataaaaaattaaaaaacctaaaacatcattaaaatcacattcCTTGATGgcctaggatagaccacgacgcctgagcacgtcggcgaccatggacgcgtgcaatgcacgttgtgcgtccgtcatgtgcgtcgtatccgtgttcaggagctgcatatcgagctccctctcccggatatcgttcctccgctggtactgggcggtgaatgccctcatctgctcgTCGGTCCtctccaacctctccactatttctggtggaggatccgagctcgtatgcgacgctgctgccttccctttccctttggccgccgccttcgccgccttgttgtcaatgggccgggcagaagagatctcctcgcccgacgccgaggtggtgaagccgccctcttccgtagtctttgtcctcttggaggcatgcacgtctccaaggaggtacatcgacttgaacttgggattgttccggagaactctccacgcattccagaaattgaaggaggccctgtgtgggcttcgagccttgaagagggtttgggccttttcacgaatcatatcatccgaatgaccaGACGGCCAATTGTTGtgcgtctccacccaaacagcttcccagagacgcacatccgcgctcacccgggaccaatggccttgaagttgcttgatcttaaggtcgacgccgaggatggggttcacacgttcgcggatccggccccaatatgcctctcccttctgatccgtcccacggatcgagtcgttggtctcctccgcccaaatttggacgatgagatccgtatgctcgggagCATACGTATGACGGTACCTAGCGGTAGTGCTGCCACGGTTCAACCGGGACCGGCGGGCcaaccctgaaccggcccgaaagtcaacggtccgggcccgAACCGTTGACCACGGGCCGGTTTCGGGACCGGCCCGCCAAGGAGCTCGGTCCGGTTACGGTTCAAGGGGAGAGCGGCCCGCGGCCCGCCGGGACGGCCCgccggttcggccctgaaccgccgggcccggccaattttttatttttttttaattttatattcaaatcctaataattttaactaaatgtaatttcactatttatagtgtactacacatggtagagaatcctacatttttcaatgtgggataatgtagcttcactatttatagtgtactacacatggtagagaatcctacaattttcaatgtgggataatgtagcttcactatttatagtgtactacacatggtagagaatcctacatttttcaatgtgggataatgtagcttcactatctataATGTACTACGCATTAtaaagaatcctacatttttcaatgtgggatcactcaacctaacttataaatatataacttatattcatgtaataacttataacttctaaatatataacttataaatatgtaacttataacttataaggtcgATGGATCaattagttagtttacttattcaatttgaaagattatgtaatttgtatccttgtaatatttttttggtacatagaataaattcaataaagatatctatttttatgaattcatttgaatttttggttctcaatgtgttaattatttttcctttactttctttcaattcaattgtcatttgaaaaaaaagatgacataaaaaatattattatattattaagatttttaagttgagtaaatttgaaaattattttacttggtaagttgagtaatttcaagctttaaaaaacaaaacatatatttaaaaattataatatttatatgacaatagtatataagttattaagtaatttaagactttaagttgagtaattttaacattttaagtttttaacatcataatttataaaactatatagtataagttgagtaattttaatatttttttcaacatttgtaaagtaaaaactattacatgaatataagttataagttacaagttatatttttataagttataagttatatattacatgaatataaattatatatttgtaagttAGGTTaagtgatcccacattgaaaaatgttgtattctttacaatgtgtagtacactatagatagtgaagctacattaagttaaaattatcccacattgaaaaatgtaggattctctaccatgtgtagtacactataaatagtgaagctacattatcccataTTGAAAAATGTTGTattctttacaatgtgtagtacactatatatagtgaagctacattaagttaaaattatcccacattgaaaaatgtaggattctctaccatgtgtagtacattataaatagtgaagctacattatcccacattgaaaaatgtaggattctctaccatgtgtagtacactataaatagtgaagctacatttagttgaaattaacacaaatcatttaatttcattaaataaaaaagtgaaaaattgtgaaaaaccgggaaccgccggttttcggtcctgaaccgccggttttcggcccggcccggcccggaaccgccggttcagggtccgaAAACCGGCCCTTTATATTTCATCCGGGCCGGTTCCGGTTCGCCGGATTctcgaccctgaaccgccggttcgggcccggaaccggcggttcctgaaCCGGCGGCAACACTACCTAGCggccttgtcgtgcttgattttggtggccatttccttcctccggccgcctttctttggtggggagacactctgctgagcactgaccggttcctcctcgggcgagctctcctccaagttgattcctcccatatcaggatgataatcggaggagagatcggggcaccaatttggatcgtagaaagggttgtgtggatccatgacggagaaaattgtaggagaagaaaattggagaagaagaggtgtgaagattGTGGGGAGAAGGTGGGgtgttttaaagaagagaagaaggaaaaaaaaaaatgaaaacggtcggtcaaaggtgCGGAAACCGAGGAGctgcagtcaaaattcgaataaaattcgaatttttgaatttttcctttttttttttaaattgggcgcgtgcattgcacgcgccatctcctccgcccttcgagcatactcgataactcgaggagtcctcgaggagctccacgCCGCAACGCCCTCCTCGACGCCCAGTGGCTCCTCGAGGAGCCACTGGAGTACCAgcgttgcgggtgctctaaGCCTACTCAAGAAATCACTGTATTCTGTAAtaaacttttttatttaatactagtACTATTTTTTTGGACACAAAAGTATTGAGTTTAAAAATGAACCAACTCAAATATATAGATATTTGGAgcaaatatcactttaaattttaaattatttttatattacacGTCCATTCCCCAGTTTCAAAAATTAACGTGATTTATCGAATATCGTGGTGTATTTTATAATCATgcataaactgaaaattaacgTGATTTATCGAATATTGTGGTGTATTTTATAATCATGCATTTCTTTAACTTGCATGACAcaagtattatttaaattttaaattttttaaaaaaaattatatcaataACAAAGACATTGTTGTTGAATCGGGTTTAAATCTCAACAACAAAtagataaaaacataaataatacCAAAAAATTTATGCGATGCAATCATAAAGATCTACATCCACATGAAGTCGCCAGAGAAAATTCACTATCGGTGGTGGAAGATTACAATTACAAAGGTGAATCATGTATCTAGAATGACTTGCTAAATTTACAAATGAGAAtcctatttataagcataaAAGTAGACCT harbors:
- the LOC131011836 gene encoding uncharacterized protein LOC131011836, producing MDPHNPFYDPNWCPDLSSDYHPDMGGINLEESSPEEEPVSAQQSVSPPKKGGRRKEMATKIKHDKAARYRHTYAPEHTDLIVQIWAEETNDSIRGTDQKGEAYWGRIRERVNPILGVDLKIKQLQGHWSRVSADVRLWEAVWVETHNNWPSGHSDDMIREKAQTLFKARSPHRASFNFWNAWRVLRNNPKFKSMYLLGDVHASKRTKTTEEGGFTTSASGEEISSARPIDNKAAKAAAKGKGKAAASHTSSDPPPEIVERLERTDEQMRAFTAQYQRRNDIRERELDMQLLNTDTTHMTDAQRALHASMVADVLRRRGLS
- the LOC131011834 gene encoding NAD kinase 2, chloroplastic-like, with amino-acid sequence MAASSCYFSYNHHNCLCQFHMNRAVGTLSFCRQLSSCGRISGLGLGLLLHKWKKQRWMDPGRRRSGLPVTAQFSSSLSVDIGLDSQSNYTYDSSHLPWAGPLPGDIAEVEAYCRIFRAAERFHNALMDALCNPVTGECSVSYDVPSEDKPLLEEKIVSVLGCMVCLLNKGREDVLVGRSSIMNSFRDLDKSAMDDKLPPLANFRYEMKSYCESLHVALENYLMPGDDRSLNVWRKLQRLKNVSYDSGFPRGDNQPCQTLIANWSPVYFSTSKEEAQSDNTAAAFWKGGQVTEESLKWLMEKGFRTIIDLREETVKDTFYESVLYEAILSGKIELIKIPVEVGTSPSVEQVEQFASLVSDSSKKPVYVHSKEGKRRTSSLISRWRQYINRITSTNRRVITSDLGAQDTREIEDSDISMKSKGGISSHNVNGSVPHKSDKSYASAVAFNDFETPSTQTQSQSTMESNNSLTTDTPAGISVNGLESTVDLYKDVKPMESQIPPLDIFSRKEMSNFLRNKKISPGTYFSHEQRRLEMQSALQYKYNGTALSYSSSSLNQVQTMNEPAASMKLTSEPQSTVISNGSYQNPTILSRTMTFPDKANNGASYSKSKENGSVKTSNDLSKNPISVMVSVQNGSDVESYLSSDDENLDMIEQNMCASATGVVRVQSRKKAEMFLVRTDGFSCTREKVTESSLAFSHPSTQQQMLLWKSTPKTVLLLKKLGQELMEEAKEVASFLYHKEKMNVLVEPEVHDVFARIPGFGFVQTFYSQDTSDLHERVDLVACLGGDGVILHASNLFRGAVPPVVSFNLGSLGFLTSHTFGDYKGDLRQVIHGNNTTDGVYITLRMRLRCEIFRNGKAMPGKIFDVLNEIVVDRGSNPYLSKIECYEHDRLITKVQGDGVIVATPTGSTAYSTAAGGSMVHPNVPCMLFTPICPHSLSFRPVILPDSARLELKIPEDARSNAWVSFDGKRRQQLSRGDSVRISMSQHPLPTVNKCDQTGDWFRSLIRCLNWNERLDQKAL